The DNA sequence AGAAGTGGACATCGTGCCAGACTTTGTGATCTGTCAAGAGAACATCTATCATGTTTTCAGCTTGGATATAAGGAAATCAAAGAGGAAGTCCAAAAGCAAAGAAATGGAGAAAGAAGAGAAAAAACTATTCTTCATTCGTGATAGTAGCAGCAGCAGGGATCTCCTTGCACTAACCACTTTTGCCAAGCCGATGGAAGAATACAATAGATTTGTCTGCAATGTGTCACAGCTATCACAGCTAAGAAAACAAGCGGAGGAAAAGCGCCTTAGTGTGGTTAAAAGTAGTGTCCAGGGCTCCAGACTAAGTGAAATGATAACAGGTGGATCCCAATCCTTAGACAAATCCCACTTCGAGCGGTATGTGATAGTGACCAACAAATCACATTTAGTTCAATTGGAATCCCTGGGATTTCTTCTTGAACTGAACCCAACTGCTGTTTTGGACTTTGACCCAGAGTCGACAAAAAATGGATTGATGAAGCACTTTGAAGACCAGAGTACAATAAATGTCCACTTGCCAGTACAATATAAAATCACAGAGGCTGTCGAAGACATTGCTAGCAAGCTAAAACTGACTCGAAACACCAGCTGGATCCTCTGCAATGGGGGTATCGAAGGAGAGGTCCCCTCAGATGTAGATGACTGGTTGATAGAGAAAGGAGCGTCTGTACGAAAtgtgatttcattcctgtgccgGAAAGATGTGCTACCACACAAGAGATTCCTGGTTATTTTCATATTGTTCTCTACTGTGAGTGAGAAAATGGACCCTCTACTTGAGACTTTCAGCACATTCTGGCAGGAGCTCAAAGGAATAGAGCAAATACTTTGCATCTGTGAAAATGAAGAAGCATTCACCTGCTGGAGGGACCTGATTGAATCACGCTATGGATTAGACATTAAAACAAGATCAATCTATGAGCTCAGTTTTGCTGAGGTTAACGGCACCGTCCTCAGCCTGTGGTCAGACAACCGGAAATCCAGCCGTTTCCTACCCTGTGGAGGAGGAAGCAAAGTGCTGTTCAAAAAGAAAGAGGAGAGCAGCCTGGACACCCTGAATGTTCTGTGTGTAAACCAGTGTGAGGGTGGAAATGAAGACAAGGCCCTTATCCAGGAGAAGTTCTACAAAGGAGGAAAGGTGTCATGGTGGAACTTCTATTTCTCTGAGCAGCCAGGATCCATGCCATTCATCAAACGGGACAAGTTCGACTTCATCATGAACACTGTCCTACCAGCTTTGAGTTCTTTGAGAAAATCTTGTGTGTCCTTCAACCTTTTGCATGTTCCAGGATGTGGTGGAACTACACTAGCCATGCATATATTATGGGCACTGAAAGACAAGTTCCGTTGTGCTGTTCTGAGGGACAGAACTGCTGATCATGCTGTTGTTGCCGAGCAAGTGGTCAAGTTACTGATGTATGACACAACAGAGCAATCGTCCCAGATTCCTGTGTTGCTCATGCTAGATGACTTTGAGGAGATGGATGATGCGTATGATTTGCAGCAGCTCATTGAGAAGGAATGTGTCAAGAGGGACATTGGATCTCGGTCCCCACAGGTCATTCTACTCAATTGCATGAGGGCTGAGTCTTGGGAGAAGACTGAATCAACTGAAGACACTGTGTTCATTGGCAATAACCTCTCTGAAATGGAGCAGAGGCAGTTCGAGAAAAAACTGGAGGAGATTGAGAAGACCTACAAGAATGCAGACACATTCTACGCTTTCATGATCATGAAGAAGAACTTTTCACCCGAGTATATACAAGGTGTGGCTCGCAACACCCTAAAGAGCTTCAACATAAATCACAAACATGGACAACTCATAGCTGTTCTGGTCTTGTTGAATGTCTACTGCAAGGGTGCAacgctctcagtctctctctgtgaagAGTTTCTTGGGCTCCAGACCAAGCCACATAGTGGATCCTCCGATGTTAAGGCTAGATTTGGGAAGTTTTCCACTCTAGTGACCTGCTGCACAGAGGAGGCTAAGGTTGTATTTGAGGCAGTGAGAATGATCCACTCAAGCATGGCCGTGCACTGTTTGCAGGAGCTTACGACCAACAGTGTAACCAAAGCTGAGATTACCGATCTACTGCTCACCACAGACAAGCTTTATGAGTGCGTACAGGGCAAAGATAAACTCATGAAGGATGTTCACACCATGTTAGTGAAAAGACATCACTCAGTCAAAGGTGAAGATTCTCAGTTCTCACCTCTCATCCAGGATATTGCAAAGGAGACACCAGGTGTTGAAGAAAATGTGCTATTCAATGCAGCCAAGCGCTTTGAAAAAGATGCCGTCATCTCTCAGCTTCTTGCCAGATACCAATACCTGAAGAAAAGGGATTTCAGGGAGGCGAAGGACTGGGCAAAGAATGCGAAAGATCTTTCCAGGGATAACTCCTACATTTCTGACACATCTGCGCAAGTTATCAAGCATGAGCTAAAGAGTGCCATACAAAGTGACAAAGAAGATCCCATAAAACCTGAAAAGCTGAAAGGCTATCTCAGAATGGCCCAGTCAGCAACAGAGGCCTTCAGGGAAACGCAGGAAATTGCAAAGAAGGAGGCTACTCTGAGAGTAcaaaacaagagagacaacagCCCTTTCAACACTGCAGGGTGCCTTGGAGAAATTCAGGTTGCAGTCATCATTATCGAAATACTGGAAAAAAGTCCAGTGTTTTCTTCAGGCAATGTCCATCATGATTTTCTGAGTGAGGTTCTCTCTGGCAGGATTACAATCCAAGATGTTGCGAGGAACGATTCCAAACATCACAAACATGCCTCGTATTACTGCGTTCTCCATGAATTTGAAGATCTTCTGTACAACCTCAGACATAACATGAAGAAGCACTTTGATTTTCTTGACAGCTTTTATGTCAACTTGGGTCCCAGGTTCACCCTGAAAGACAGTCGAGAGGAAAGAACTCGACAGGAGCTCTTCCGGTGCTTTCATCGATACAGTGACCTCTTTTGCAAGATGGATTCCAAAGAATTGATGAAAAACAAGAACCTGAGCATCATGCTCCAGATTCAAAAGGGAAGGCAATTTTTGGAGATGAGAAAAGCTGATACTCATTCTGGGATTCTAAATTGTCTCTCTAATGGTACCCCAACTGACGTGATGGTAAAGATAGTCCGGCAGTATGCCTTCATTCTGAGTAATACTCCTGAAAGGAGTGTTAGAGATAAGGTCAACCTCATCTATGCCAATGTTGTGCTAAGCTGTGTCAAACCTGAATCTCAACACCTTCGCCCGTATAAGATCCTCATTGATCTTCTTTGCCAAGTTCTTCAAGGTCAAATTCCATATGGTGAAAGTTTGGCATTGCACTTTATTGCTGTAGCTCTGTTGTGGCCACAACAGATATTTATGTCACAAACTGTGGAGTCTCAGAAGTTGGGAAGCTATGTGTCACAGATGAGGACATCATTCTGGAACGAGATGAAATCAGTGTTGAATGGAAAGTCGCCTGTTGTCCATTTCTTCTTGGGGAAGAAGCAGGGCTATGACCGTTTTATCCACCTTGGAGAAATCGAGAGGTGTGTAAGCCCACAAGAAAACTTTGCTTCGCTCTGGGAAAATGGCAAAATATGGAAGCACGAGAGGGTCAAGGAGCTCCTTTGCAGGGTGACAGGACGGGTACAAAGAAAATTCATTTTGGCAGAGACCAGGAACACAGGCTCAAAGATTGAAGTCATTCCAATGTTCAAAAGCCAGCTTTGTGGAATATTGGAGGGAGCAAAAGTGTCATTTGTAATTGGTTTCTCAATGAAGGGCCCACTG is a window from the Coregonus clupeaformis isolate EN_2021a chromosome 23, ASM2061545v1, whole genome shotgun sequence genome containing:
- the LOC121537009 gene encoding sterile alpha motif domain-containing protein 9, translating into MAEQVQIKNDDKPTDLPAEIKDWNKHQVKQWTLNEACIDSESANILLQQNINGPSLLLLEKSDLLEVGVTLGPAKLIIHKRDELLKLKKVQLGNPTTNQSGRSCKPYPFHRHHDAYRYKANRILDVTESGASDYIEPCHEYKGYIHMSEAAVESKMNTFTDEVIRFAAACMNSRTNGTIHFGVGDKPDFVHGQVLGVSVQDKEAYVNALPQAIEGHFEDKHIQAAKMCLKPPRFVEVLNPDMTSSEKYVIEVDIVPDFVICQENIYHVFSLDIRKSKRKSKSKEMEKEEKKLFFIRDSSSSRDLLALTTFAKPMEEYNRFVCNVSQLSQLRKQAEEKRLSVVKSSVQGSRLSEMITGGSQSLDKSHFERYVIVTNKSHLVQLESLGFLLELNPTAVLDFDPESTKNGLMKHFEDQSTINVHLPVQYKITEAVEDIASKLKLTRNTSWILCNGGIEGEVPSDVDDWLIEKGASVRNVISFLCRKDVLPHKRFLVIFILFSTVSEKMDPLLETFSTFWQELKGIEQILCICENEEAFTCWRDLIESRYGLDIKTRSIYELSFAEVNGTVLSLWSDNRKSSRFLPCGGGSKVLFKKKEESSLDTLNVLCVNQCEGGNEDKALIQEKFYKGGKVSWWNFYFSEQPGSMPFIKRDKFDFIMNTVLPALSSLRKSCVSFNLLHVPGCGGTTLAMHILWALKDKFRCAVLRDRTADHAVVAEQVVKLLMYDTTEQSSQIPVLLMLDDFEEMDDAYDLQQLIEKECVKRDIGSRSPQVILLNCMRAESWEKTESTEDTVFIGNNLSEMEQRQFEKKLEEIEKTYKNADTFYAFMIMKKNFSPEYIQGVARNTLKSFNINHKHGQLIAVLVLLNVYCKGATLSVSLCEEFLGLQTKPHSGSSDVKARFGKFSTLVTCCTEEAKVVFEAVRMIHSSMAVHCLQELTTNSVTKAEITDLLLTTDKLYECVQGKDKLMKDVHTMLVKRHHSVKGEDSQFSPLIQDIAKETPGVEENVLFNAAKRFEKDAVISQLLARYQYLKKRDFREAKDWAKNAKDLSRDNSYISDTSAQVIKHELKSAIQSDKEDPIKPEKLKGYLRMAQSATEAFRETQEIAKKEATLRVQNKRDNSPFNTAGCLGEIQVAVIIIEILEKSPVFSSGNVHHDFLSEVLSGRITIQDVARNDSKHHKHASYYCVLHEFEDLLYNLRHNMKKHFDFLDSFYVNLGPRFTLKDSREERTRQELFRCFHRYSDLFCKMDSKELMKNKNLSIMLQIQKGRQFLEMRKADTHSGILNCLSNGTPTDVMVKIVRQYAFILSNTPERSVRDKVNLIYANVVLSCVKPESQHLRPYKILIDLLCQVLQGQIPYGESLALHFIAVALLWPQQIFMSQTVESQKLGSYVSQMRTSFWNEMKSVLNGKSPVVHFFLGKKQGYDRFIHLGEIERCVSPQENFASLWENGKIWKHERVKELLCRVTGRVQRKFILAETRNTGSKIEVIPMFKSQLCGILEGAKVSFVIGFSMKGPLAYDID